The genomic region tgcattggttagcccgatgccccggctcgtcacagttgtaacaagtcccttggaacgtctgaggtttctttttcacaacccTTTTCTTTGGTCCAAGgttgctagcctttgctttccctttgtcctttttccccttGCCCTTCGCGCCCTTAGAGGATTGCCCATGCTCAACCAAATTTGCGCTAGCACTAGTCTGCGCAAGGCTGCCTTTTAGGGCAATTCTATTGTCCTCTTCAATCCGAAGACGAACAATAAGGTCCTCTATAGTCATCTCCTTCcgtttgtgtttaagataattcttaaaatcaacccaacttggaggtaacttttcaatcattgctgccacttggaatgtctcgctaagtgtcatgccttccgccgagatgtcatgaagtataatttggaattcttggacttgattcataaccgttttagaatcaaccattttgaaatccaagaaacgggctaccacaaatttctttgtgcCAGCATCCTCCGTTTTATACTTCTTGTCCAAGGCATCCCAAAGgtctttggaagtcttgacgttgtagtacacattatacaacaCATTCGATAGGCCGTTTAACACATAGCCGCGACATATGAAATCCGAATGCTTCCACGCATCTACCGCGCACTGTCTTTGTGCGTCGGTCTCCCTTTCCacaggttggggagcggtttccgttaagaacctcgcaaggttcatggtggtcaggtagaagaacatcttctgctgCCACCTCTTAAAGTGTAGACCCGCAaacttctcgggtcgttcagcgTGATTGGCCACTGTGGATGCTCCCACAGTGGTGGCGTTCAAGGGGGTTCCCGTCACAACACTCGTGTTGTTAACGTTGACGTTTTCGTTCGACATgctgaaaaaattaaaattttagagTTTAGTAAAAAATTCTGATTTACACAAAAACCAGAAGTAAactattaaattttaattttttaccacaaatttactgtttaggcttctaagtccaactttgaagaccaaaaacagaaaatttttaataattagaacttactgattggcttcaaagtccaactttgaagaccaaaacagaaagttttagcaAATTTTAGGACAATCTGAGATGTAACCAATTGTTTTCAACCAAAGTCGCTCCTTTGAAgaagaaaacaacaaaaaaaatctgtttttaaaacacaaactgagtgaaaacaaaactggtttgaatcacaaacagaatggttttggttacacgaacggttttaaaaatttgttttaagattgtaggaaccgttcgcgtaattaaataaaataaaacaaattttagtAATACAATTACAACATAGAAATTAGAAAGCTAAAATACTAGTACgaatacaactgaaataaaccaaAATACAAGAATGGAGAAGAAGCAGAGTGGCCGAGTCATGTGTTCAACATGCTTCCcataaaacaaattccgagtctcccaagagtactcgttttgtttcccagggtacaacagcccgagcagtagtactgccggagttcgcccacaacccgaaggttaccttgaaagcTGGAAGAAAATTCTAGAGAGAAAGTTGAGATTGTTGTTGTGTAGCTGGTATTCGTTAGTGTATCCTTCAACaaggtatggagctgtatttatacagctcatggagctgtatttatacagctcccggtttgaaacagccaaaaacgaattaaatgagaggtttaaattgcattaaacgtcttcaatgcaatttaatacgtcatttaattcttagtcaaagcctattaactcgtcagtgACGAAGCTAGACTGAAACTGCAttgtcattcaatgctggaagcttctgcacGCCCATGCGCctgtgcgccacgtcacctgtgagcctatacgtGCGCGCCATGCGCctgtgcgccacgtcacctgtgagcccaTGCGCACGTCACCAcgtcactctggtgcgccgcgcactacacagcaggacccatgcaccatgcgcgcaaTCGCGCGCCTCCGTGCCATGTCTACTCGCGCGCGtatgcgcatgactgccacgtcatgcgccgcatcacctaccacttggtccttgcaacccttgtgctccaccacgcgcacacggtcaaaaatacaaaggcggctcgcggcgatgcaagcgtgcgaagtgcaaagtgcgccatcaaagcgccacattgcgcctcatcgcccgcGCCCGCGCCCGCGCCCGCGCCAgcgcgcgcgcgcgcgagcgtgtgcgagtgcgagtgcgagtcagggtgctccgcacccttcgcgaggacactagtgtgtgcttccatgaaacaataaggatggagagttccaccttaaatacccatttaagttccatctctcctcctatgtgggacaaggtgctactttctcTTTAGTTTCAgcattgaatgttccaaacacccaactttgagcatcgatatctcattcatcttagctcggttttggacgtggtttagtttgTTGCGAtactcttccaacatagaacacaaacccacaaataaatatataaaacccgctcattttattatatttatttctagtccaaaataggaaaaaatcattttcctatatttgtgaaaaatgctattttcacctatttttccaacaatTTGTTTGCGTGCAGAATGATAAATCGAAAAAGTCTAGTGATATGATGTTTGCCTCTTCTGAATTTAAATTCTTACAAAAAAAATACTATTTCAAAAAATGTAGATATCTCCTCTGTTCTATGTCCATTTTGTAGTGTTTCTCCAGAGACGGTCAATCATGTATCTAGTGATTGTTTCGTTATTAGGGATGGTGGCTTTTTGGTTGGATTTTTCCCTTCCTCAGGTGCGTTCCTTGTTGCAGTTCTTGGCTTGGCTCGAGAGTATCAATTTAGTGGCTCAAAAGAAAGATGTGTTGGGGTCGATTATATTTGTGGTTTGATGGGCTATTTGGAGACTGAGGAACGATGTCACTTTCTAGGTTAATCGACACAAGAAAGGTTGTTTATTTGAAGATATTGTCAATCTCTTTTTTTTTATTGGTATTCATCAAGGAACCACATACAGtagaaactctataaaataatacacttgggaccatcaaaatttattaattaaaagagttattaattaatcgataaattaataattattaatttatatattaattactattttattaatttataataGAATACTTAGTTTACAAACACCTTTCAAGCTTCCACGTAATTATTGTATACAATGCATGTATATCAAATGAACGGCCCAATTTGAAAGAAACCTTCAATCTCCCACCTTATTATGCTTCTTGTGTTCAATGTATCACTTTATGGACATTAAGGAAAATTAGAGACGAGATTCATGGGGAAATTGATTTCaataaaaaacaaaagacaattgagtcatttttcaagaaaccttcataaatcattcatgtaatatgctatatataaggaattattaatttatattttatatggggtctaaagaaattatcaaaaatgtattatcgtataattttagcgaattattaagttagcaccctatccccgagtcgggaccgacaaaaaatattatcttagagagtttattaaataatcgagAATTAGTTTATCGAGTTTCTACTATATGTAGATTAAATTGGAGCGAGTGGTTACACAATCCAATGATACATATGTAACTGTTTTGGTTCTGCACGTCTAGATTCTGGCTAGTCATGTTTTTCATTATtaataactagtattaagcaccttCCGTGTTGCGGCGGAGGTGAGCACTAATGCCGCCACACTATTGTCAGcgaccaccgacactgaagttgcggtgttaatgcgaagaaattaaaccgaaacgtaaaacatagaataaaataactaagttgatctaggactcgcgcgttacgatgaacccgggtcaattttttctcgtttgacaggttcatcgtgaTCCATATAGAATATATATCATGGGGGTATGTCCCATGTTAGAACTAGTATGGGTGATCCATactacttgtttttttttttttttttgtgttgtgaatatataaaatcatcggggtaaccctttaccaaaaaaaaatatatatatatcattaccactatacaaaccataatgcatatattacaacaaccattgcatcaatatgttgcaaattatatttatacaagattttggctaaattaattagattattataaataataataatttacatacaagattttggctaaattaattagattattataaataataataatttacaaataaaacaacacaactttgaatggatcaaaccgattgaatatggtaagataatgaaaccattatttgattagggtacaaccacttaaacataatttacaaccatacatgcatacaaaacagattgaatttggtaaggtaacCATTATtttttgattaaggtacaaccacttaaacaCAACTTACAAACCTATATTTGATTAAGATACAACcatttaagcacaacttacaaccaaaTATGCACACAAATgtttcaaattaatagtatatataaatatagggttaggatataatatGAAGTTTTTTTGCTAGGAAGACTAGGAAGTaattttgaccatcaattgattTAATCAAGTGCTAAGATTAAATGGGTGAAATTGAAGAGAATAAAGAGGCGCGTGGGTTTGTGTAAGGGCATTGTAGTCAATTCaggacaatagtttctctctcctacAATCCCCCCACCccaattttttaaacgttaataacttttcatacgacattattttttataaaaattgcaccaaaaaaacgaacattttttatctttaaaatgagtatactattgctatattttcgaaattttttttgaaaacccagttgcgtaaaacgcaatggaagaAAACCTAGttaaacgcaatgaaaaaaaacgtaaaaaatgacttttttctaaaatgcactgcaccaaaaacacaaagaaatgtcttatttgtaaaacgcattggccagaaaacacaaagaaatgtcttatttctaaaacgcaatagcctaaaaacataaaataaagtatactttctaaaaagcaatggactgaaaacacttcaaaaatgtgttttacctaaaacgcaaagcaccaaaaacacaaagaaatgtcttatttctaaaacgcaatggccagaaaacacttaaaaatgtcctttttttctaaaacgcaatggtctgaaaacacataaaattgtgttttacctaaaacgtaatggactaaaaacacttcaaaaatgtgtttttcttgaacgcaatggccagaaaacacataaaaatgtcttatttctaaaacgcaatggtctaaaaacacaaaagaaactgttctctctaaaacgcaatggactgaaaacacataaaaatgtgttttacgtaaaacgcaatgactaaaagcacttcaaaaatgtgtttttctaaaacccaatggccagaaaacatataaaaatgtcttatttctaaaacgcaatggcctaaaaacacaaaagaaagtgttctctctaaaacgcattgaaccaggGTATGTTTTGTCtatgaattgtctgaaccaggagATCAAAAACTATCTACGAAATGAGGCAATTTACAGATaattaaattttctgatgcagttttattaaagcaatttaatcaaaaaaaaatttccaAGCTGACATGGCAGCTCtaccccttggaccccgccaggggttGCCGCCTCTTGGACCCTACTCCccggggcgctgcccccggacccccgccaagatcgtaaaacgcaataacTCAATTCAAAAACtcagatcgtaaaaatgcaattcaagaatttcttacatggatcgaagccgatttcttcaataATTGACGAAATTTAAATGacagaaacacttatcaacgatagaatcgaacggatcgagtgattcgcttcaaaatcacaggaaaaaatgagatattgtatgaagTTAAAGTGGGTCTTTTTAAAAAAGTTGAAGAAacgttgattgggtgtttgaatcattgattggtgacggaaatcgcactataatgtcaAGTCCCAATCGAATAATCAAACATAAGAACTAGAACGAATGGAATAACTCTTCAAGAACTTTTATTATAatcaagaaaatataactcaaAAACTTGATTACAATAACTTATAAAACCATAACTCGGTTTATCTTCTCTTGACTCTTATCTCTAGTCTTGTCTCTTAATAATGCCTAACCCTACCTTGGTTTATATAGGCTTACCCTAACTTAGTGACCAAGACATTACCATATAaccctaacttggtgaccaagacattaccaaatataattataatgtaATTAGGAAGCTTAACCAATTATGACCAACTTGTCAACATTGATCCCTCAAGTTCACCGACTTGTGACTTGAACTCCTTTGTCACCCTTTTCACATCACCGACTTGTGATGAGTCGGGAATTACCgccaacaatcacccccttaatTTCTGACTCGAAATAGGTAGGCCTTCAACTCCAAACATGTCTTCATTGCCTTGACTGTCTTGGAATTTTTTTCAATCTCTAACTGTGTTTTTCAGCTCCTTCCTAGCTCGAACATTCTTGCGACCTTATACTCGACTAGTCATTTCATCACGACTCGTCCTTTGGTCATAAGAACTCGCACCACCATTGACTCGGCTGCGATCTTGAGCAAACACCCGCTTTTTTTTGTAAATGTAcctccttgggtttgaatccctTGCTTAACCTTTTTTTGAATTCTTGAACATTTTTCTTTGGACTTTGAATTTTGGGTTTCTTCATTAAACTTGGATCTTTGAGAAGATTCTGACTCTAACTTGCCGTATCATCTTTCAGTTCACCTCATTGTAGATCCCTACCTACAAAATTCTTTATTCCAGTCATGTTAGCTTCTGTACCGGAACTTGCTATCTTGAGGTTGATCTTGTATAAACGGTTCTTGGTCCTTGTCACCTTCATCATAAGCTTTCCTGTATCATCATGAATGGTTAGCAAATCACGTTTCATGTAAATGTCTCATCCACCTTCCGTTGGTTGACCAAGACTTATGATATTGCTTTGCAGACTCGGTTTGTAATAAACATCGGTTAACAGGCGCTTCTCCCCCGTTTTCCCTTCAAGTAATACCAATCCCTTTCCCCGTATGTCAATACAAGATCCGTCTCCGAATTTCACCTTTCCCGTGACACGTTCATTAAGTTCAAAGAAATAAGCTCGGTTACCCGTCATGTGATTCGATGCTCTGTTGTGAAGATACCAAGTGTCTTTCTCCATTGGCTCAGTCTCGAAACGCTTTGGATTCACCCATTCTTCATTTAGAAAAACCGTCTCTTGATCACATCTCATCATGAATAATGATGGATCAAAATCATCGTTTTTAGCTAAGTTCACTTCATATTGTTTCTTCATACGATCCGGATATCCTGACGCAAAGTGACCAAATTTATCACAACGGTAACATTGAACCTGTGATCTATCTTTCCTTCCTTTTTGGCGATCATTGATTCTTCTTTGACCCGTTTTCTTTGACCCATGATCTTGACCATCTCGACTTTGACTTCCATCTTGGCCCTCATCATCCTGGTCTTGATGTCTGCCTCGGTAACTTGAACCGCCTCGCCCACGCCCACACGTATTTTCATAGGATTTGGATTTCGAGGATGACTCACCATTGGCAAACATTAGATTACCTTGATTTTCTGCTAAAGACTCGATACCCTTAATCCTGTCTTCGAACGTATTCAGTCTACCGATCGCTTCCTGAAACGTCATAGTCTACAAATCTGCGAATTGTTCAATAGATGCGACAATTGGAACATACTTTGCTGGAATAGAGCCTAATAACTTTCTGGTTAGCTTTTTGTTTTCGTAAGTGGTTCCCAAGCTGGCTGCTTTGGTAACTAATTGACTTATCCTCCGTGCGAAAGAATCAATTGTTTCTGTTTCTTTCATCTTTAAGGATTCGAACTCATTTTCTAGTTGCTCAAGCTTTGCCTCTTGAACCCGTTCAACCCCAACATATTGTGTCTTCAACGCTTCCCAGATTTCCTTTGCAGTCTGAAACTGAGCTACCTGAAACACGAGCTCTTCGGGTATTGCTTGAAGTAGAAGTGCAACCGCCATGTCATCCTTTTTGGCTTCTACCTCTTCTTCACCTGGTACTAAAGCTTTTTGTATTCCATAAACCTTGAATATCACTTTGATACGAATCACCCAAATATTGTAATTAGTTTCTGTTAATATTGGACATTGTAAAGTTGTGGTACCCTGGTCCTTAACCACAACCGGTGGTGGTCTGTTCGTGTCCGTCATTGATTTCTGAACAACTTTTCAGAACCGAACGCGTTTGCTCGCAGAAACCCGGTCACTAATACCTCTCGAAAAACCCGGATAAAAAATCCTGAATTGAACCCACTTGTCCAACCCAAACGACGTTTAATATTTAAACCCACACTTAGTTATTCCAAAAAAAACACCACTAAGCTTTCTTGAATATGAGTCACCCcaccaaaaataaaataaaccaaactGTTGACACTTTACTTCTGAAAAGAAACAACGAACCTGACCTTTTATTTTTCTCCTTGGGTAATTGTTTTTTTGCAATTTATAAAGATTAAAAAAGTTCTCGCCTCCACACTCAATTCAAATTACTTAGATAAGTCAAATACACAACCTCCTTGTGGATTACTTCGGCCCTACTTAAAAATTCACAGAACGAATCTAGGTGTCCACCGTGTCGTTATTGTCTTTCGATGACGAATACGTCTAGTAAAACCTTATGTCTGTTGTGTCAAAATCGATCTGACCCAGAACCCGCCTAGTTCCGCTTTTTTATTGATGTCGTACGAACAACCTACTCCTTGCCCGTAGTCGTAATGATACCACGCCGCTGCCCCGACGAACCAGTACCACCGATCTCGACCTTCCCGATTGTCAACCCGTTAGACTCCTTGGCCGCGATGAAGAGCCCCAGTACCCGTTTGATATCGACGATTGAACTTGTCTCTGATACCAATTCAAGTCCCAATCGAATAATCAAACACAAGAACAAGAACGAATGGAATAACTCTCCAAGAACTTTTATTATAatcaagaaaatataactcaaAAACTTGATTATAATAACTTATAAAACCATAACTCGGTTTATCTTCTCTTGACTCTTATCTCTAGTCTTGTCTCTTAATAATGCCTAACCCTACCTTGGTTTATATAGGCTTACCATAAGTTAGTGACCAAGACATTACCATATAaccctaacttggtgaccaagacattaccaaatataattataatgtaATTAGGAAGCTTAACCGATTATGACCAACTTGTCAACATCGATCCCTCAAGTTCACCGACTTGTGACTTGAACTCCTTTGTCACCCTTTTCACATCAACGACTTGTGATGAGTCGGGAATTACTGCCAACATAATGTAGTggttattgagatagaaagtgaagaaaaggttgaagatggtgggttttgaagttactggggagaagaaggaagaagaaaggatgcgattgactaaaatacccttcctctttattttaagTTTTGCCACATatcataatcctattgcttcctatccttcctagccaaaataaacttcctatttgattctcaccctatatatatatatatatatataggggatgtttcaaatgaaaaccacttttaacgcgaaaactcgaaaactaactaaaaaaagcctaaagaacataccaaattttttttttcaatttttttaataaaaaatcacaggtttttttatataaaaaaacttaattttttttttgtattacacatgtgtaatactacacatgtgtatgtgtactacacatgtgcactacaaatttttttgtttttgaaattttttatataCTAAAAGTGGCGAACGTAtgcaaaaaaaattggtatgttttttttggcttttttaattagttttcgagttttcacaataactagtggttttcatttgaacactcccctatatatatatatatatatatatatgttgttgtTAGAAAAATATGGCAttttggagttttttttttttgggtaaagggttaccccggtgattttatatattcacaaaTAAAAACAAGTAGTGAAGAAAAATCTTCACTAGTTCAAACATGagacatgccccatgaaagtaCTCCAGAAACCAAAGCAAAACAAAAACACCACTAGACTAACATCTAGAAAAAAATAAACAACTTAATCTTCAATTAGCACCCATCATCGATATCCTCAGTCCCACTAATATCCCAGTCTCCAAGCATCCTCCTAATCTTCGCACATTCCTTGAATTTAACTCCCATAAGTTTGTACCAAATCGTCCTGACAATTAGCTCGCAGATGGTGTCGGGGGGTCTCGTTTTGTTCTTGAACAGTCTAGCATTTCGCTCCTGCCAT from Helianthus annuus cultivar XRQ/B chromosome 10, HanXRQr2.0-SUNRISE, whole genome shotgun sequence harbors:
- the LOC110882014 gene encoding uncharacterized protein LOC110882014, which gives rise to MTFQEAIGRLNTFEDRIKGIESLAENQGNLMFANGESSSKSKSYENTCGRGRGGSSYRGRHQDQDDEGQDGSQSRDGQDHGSKKTGQRRINDRQKGRKDRSQVQCYRCDKFGHFASGYPDRMKKQYEVNLAKNDDFDPSLFMMRCDQETVFLNEEWVNPKRFETEPMEKDTWYLHNRASNHMTGNRAYFFELNERVTGKVKFGDGSCIDIRGKGLVLLEGKTGEKRLLTDVYYKPSLQSNIISLGQPTEGKLMMKVTRTKNRLYKINLKIASSGTEANMTGIKNFVGRDLQ